One Desulfomicrobium escambiense DSM 10707 DNA segment encodes these proteins:
- a CDS encoding tyrosine-type recombinase/integrase: protein MRGKEQSNVERRAEEKAAKEAAAGRWTVARIFEAYKAAHPEQASMKTWVSLYTAHIDPAMGKKEPSELVTLDVERLRRNVARKKHPRTGKPLSDQTVKHVVSLLKRLIKWASDTGRIESAHHLRFKMPSVDNTVTETMTPEQARAYFEALAMEKDRDAAAYFKVMLLTGIRKSALLALQWEDVDFQRGFVTLRGSSAKSGKTQQIPLAEEVLEVLRGVERTDSPFVWPGKEGAQRVDFQRMGRRLRDKAGLPKNFRPCHGLRHCFASWLASSGKVDLYTLQRLLTHGSAAMTARYAHLADDALKRAAAVAGGILDMAQAPDERLVEIGKK from the coding sequence ATGCGCGGCAAAGAACAGTCCAACGTCGAGAGACGGGCCGAGGAGAAGGCCGCCAAGGAAGCGGCGGCGGGGCGCTGGACCGTGGCCAGGATCTTCGAGGCGTACAAGGCCGCGCACCCCGAGCAAGCCAGCATGAAGACTTGGGTCAGTCTCTACACGGCGCACATTGACCCCGCCATGGGGAAGAAAGAGCCTTCCGAACTCGTGACCTTGGACGTGGAGCGCCTACGCCGGAACGTGGCCAGGAAGAAGCATCCCCGGACCGGCAAGCCACTAAGTGACCAGACGGTGAAGCATGTTGTCTCCCTGCTAAAGCGTCTCATCAAGTGGGCGTCTGACACGGGGCGCATTGAATCCGCGCATCACCTGAGGTTCAAAATGCCGTCCGTGGACAACACGGTTACGGAAACCATGACCCCGGAGCAGGCGCGGGCATATTTCGAGGCCCTGGCCATGGAGAAGGACCGGGACGCGGCCGCATATTTCAAGGTCATGTTGTTGACGGGCATCCGCAAGAGCGCGCTGCTGGCCCTCCAGTGGGAAGACGTGGACTTCCAGCGCGGCTTCGTGACCCTGCGCGGATCTTCGGCCAAGAGCGGCAAGACGCAACAGATACCCCTTGCCGAGGAAGTGCTGGAGGTTCTGCGGGGCGTCGAGCGCACAGATAGCCCCTTTGTGTGGCCAGGGAAGGAGGGTGCGCAACGGGTGGACTTCCAGCGCATGGGGCGGCGACTACGGGACAAGGCCGGCCTGCCTAAGAACTTCAGACCATGCCACGGGCTGCGGCATTGTTTCGCTTCCTGGCTGGCGTCGAGTGGGAAGGTTGACCTCTATACCCTGCAGCGACTCTTGACGCACGGGAGCGCGGCCATGACGGCGCGCTATGCCCACTTGGCGGACGACGCACTGAAACGGGCCGCGGCGGTGGCGGGTGGCATCCTGGACATGGCCCAGGCCCCGGACGAGAGGCTTGTGGAGATAGGCAAGAAATAA
- a CDS encoding virulence RhuM family protein: MKARKNVSQTTPRIRNSTAEFLIFTGQSGDTSIEARYEDGTIWLTQKLMASLFDVDVRTISEHLQQIFKSSELQEDAVIRKFRNTASDGKNYLTQFYNLDAIISVGYRVNSVRATQFRQWATSILRDYAIKGYVLDRKRMENGVFLGEDYFEHLLEEIREIRLSERRFYQKITDIYSTSVDYNKNAPTTRDFFAKVQNKLHFAIHGHTAAELIMERADYSKDHMGMVTWENAPDGKILKSDVCVAKNYLAKDELEALGRIVNAYLDLAEERARRKIPMTMGDWAKRLDMFLEFDDRTVLKDKGRISAVAAQEHAESEFEKYRVVQDRLYESDFDRVLKELES, encoded by the coding sequence ATGAAGGCTCGTAAAAATGTATCACAGACCACCCCACGTATTCGAAACAGCACCGCGGAATTTCTGATTTTTACGGGCCAGAGCGGGGATACCTCCATCGAAGCCCGCTACGAGGATGGCACCATCTGGCTGACTCAGAAGCTCATGGCTTCGTTGTTCGACGTGGATGTCCGCACAATCAGTGAGCATTTACAGCAAATTTTTAAAAGTTCAGAATTACAGGAAGATGCAGTTATCCGGAAATTCCGGAATACTGCCTCGGACGGCAAAAACTATCTGACACAGTTCTACAATCTCGATGCCATCATATCCGTGGGCTACCGAGTCAATTCCGTACGTGCCACGCAGTTCAGGCAGTGGGCCACCAGCATTCTCCGGGACTATGCCATCAAAGGGTATGTGCTTGACAGAAAGCGCATGGAGAACGGTGTATTCTTGGGTGAGGACTATTTTGAGCACTTACTCGAAGAGATTCGGGAAATCCGGCTCAGCGAGCGTCGCTTTTACCAGAAGATCACGGATATTTATTCCACCAGTGTGGACTACAATAAAAACGCTCCCACGACTCGTGACTTCTTCGCCAAGGTCCAAAACAAGCTTCATTTTGCCATTCATGGGCATACAGCCGCCGAACTGATCATGGAACGCGCTGACTATTCCAAAGATCATATGGGAATGGTGACATGGGAGAATGCCCCAGATGGCAAGATCCTGAAAAGTGATGTCTGTGTGGCTAAAAACTATCTGGCTAAGGATGAACTGGAAGCCCTAGGGCGTATTGTCAACGCCTATTTAGATTTGGCTGAGGAACGCGCCCGAAGAAAAATACCCATGACCATGGGAGACTGGGCTAAGCGTTTGGATATGTTTCTAGAGTTTGATGATCGGACTGTGTTGAAGGATAAAGGAAGAATTTCTGCAGTCGCCGCCCAGGAGCATGCAGAGAGCGAGTTTGAAAAATATCGAGTTGTCCAAGATAGGTTGTATGAAAGTGATTTTGATCGCGTGTTGAAGGAATTAGAAAGCTGA